One Candidatus Paceibacterota bacterium DNA window includes the following coding sequences:
- a CDS encoding efflux RND transporter periplasmic adaptor subunit: MKRQILIIGAVIVLVVFVYQVFLKEKKPEFNLVEVTLGTVSQEIFETGQVEKGEKLSLNFGNTGKIEKIYVAVGDEVQAGQELAILDTADINIQLQEARAAYEIAQLNLTKLLEGASTEEVKISQAQLNNAQIAFKNSQDDLQQSFQTAMTVLDSSYPSIYNALVFVKQFVISYVGTFDSDAGKIMIARDTIESVEKATESNLDALAANPTNENIKASLAIMKDYLEKTFLHLETIRSVVDTAPVYKSKVSAADRASLDTLKTNINTALASIITNQQAIYSAEAGVETMRASLQEAENNFDLVAGDPKQVDVDLYSTQVKQALTKVQLYQNEIEQSKIISPVEGKIAEINKNEGESAQAGSQEAVIVLLPTASYEIKVDIYEEDVVKIAVGNSVDISLVAFSGKTFTGKIILISPAEKIVDGVVYYETIIGFEDTPEGIRSGMSADIVIKAQTKDNVLILPEDAIRTRDSRDFVEILVDGNVQEKDIEVGLKGSNDMVEIVSGLEQGEKVILR; the protein is encoded by the coding sequence ATGAAAAGACAAATATTAATAATCGGCGCAGTAATCGTTCTAGTAGTTTTCGTTTATCAGGTTTTCTTGAAAGAAAAGAAGCCTGAGTTTAATTTGGTTGAAGTAACCTTAGGAACCGTCAGTCAGGAGATTTTTGAAACAGGACAGGTAGAAAAGGGAGAGAAGCTGAGTCTTAATTTCGGCAATACCGGGAAAATTGAAAAGATTTATGTTGCTGTGGGCGATGAAGTGCAGGCCGGACAAGAATTGGCTATATTGGATACAGCTGATATTAATATTCAGCTTCAGGAAGCGAGAGCTGCTTATGAGATAGCTCAGTTAAATCTGACAAAGCTGCTGGAAGGAGCTAGCACTGAAGAAGTTAAAATCTCCCAGGCACAACTTAACAACGCCCAAATTGCCTTTAAAAACTCTCAAGATGATCTGCAGCAAAGCTTTCAGACAGCCATGACTGTTTTGGACAGTTCTTATCCTTCCATTTACAATGCTTTGGTTTTTGTGAAGCAGTTTGTCATCAGTTATGTTGGTACTTTTGATTCAGATGCCGGAAAAATAATGATAGCCAGGGATACTATAGAAAGCGTAGAAAAAGCGACAGAAAGCAATTTAGATGCGTTAGCAGCCAATCCGACCAATGAAAATATCAAAGCTTCTTTGGCCATAATGAAAGATTATCTTGAGAAGACATTTTTGCATCTAGAAACAATACGTTCTGTCGTTGATACAGCCCCTGTTTATAAAAGCAAGGTTTCAGCAGCTGACAGAGCTTCTTTGGATACTTTAAAAACAAATATTAACACTGCTTTAGCTAGTATCATTACCAATCAGCAGGCAATCTATTCTGCAGAAGCCGGCGTTGAAACGATGAGAGCAAGTCTCCAGGAAGCAGAGAATAATTTTGATCTGGTGGCGGGCGATCCTAAACAAGTAGACGTTGATTTATATTCAACCCAGGTAAAGCAGGCTTTGACTAAAGTGCAGCTTTATCAGAACGAGATTGAGCAGTCAAAGATTATCAGTCCGGTAGAAGGAAAGATTGCTGAGATAAATAAAAATGAAGGCGAGTCAGCGCAAGCAGGTTCACAGGAAGCGGTAATAGTGCTTTTGCCAACAGCTTCCTACGAGATAAAAGTAGATATTTACGAAGAAGACGTGGTTAAGATTGCTGTCGGTAATTCTGTTGATATTTCTTTGGTTGCTTTTTCTGGAAAAACTTTTACAGGAAAGATTATTTTAATAAGCCCGGCGGAGAAAATAGTTGACGGAGTGGTTTATTACGAGACGATTATTGGATTTGAAGATACTCCAGAAGGCATAAGGTCTGGCATGTCAGCTGATATTGTCATTAAAGCCCAAACAAAAGACAATGTTTTGATTCTTCCTGAGGATGCAATCCGTACGAGGGATTCCAGAGATTTTGTTGAAATTCTTGTTGACGGAAACGTTCAGGAAAAAGATATTGAAGTCGGGTTAAAAGGTAGTAATGATATGGTGGAGATTGTTTCTGGTTTGGAGCAGGGAGAAAAAGTAATTTTAAGATAA
- a CDS encoding zf-TFIIB domain-containing protein codes for MNCPNCKQETLEKITFNKNQIERCSQCKGIWFNQDELRKAKDEEDQFLKWLDIDLWKDSEKFQPSHSSKICPTCKVNLYEVHYGGSDVRVDFCNKCKGIWLDDGEFKKIIAYLKNKVNTEKLGEYFKHTLEEAKEIFTGPEKLTSEIEDFFIVIKLLQYRLCSQHPAITRIITNLPFTK; via the coding sequence ATGAATTGTCCAAATTGTAAACAAGAAACGTTAGAAAAAATCACTTTTAATAAAAACCAAATAGAGAGGTGTAGTCAATGTAAAGGAATTTGGTTTAATCAGGATGAGTTAAGAAAAGCAAAAGATGAAGAAGACCAATTTTTAAAATGGTTAGATATTGACCTTTGGAAAGACAGTGAGAAATTTCAACCTTCTCATTCCTCAAAAATCTGCCCCACGTGTAAAGTGAATTTATATGAGGTTCATTATGGAGGTTCTGATGTTAGAGTAGATTTTTGTAACAAATGTAAAGGGATTTGGCTCGATGATGGAGAGTTTAAAAAAATCATAGCTTATTTAAAGAATAAGGTTAATACTGAAAAACTTGGCGAGTATTTTAAACACACACTTGAAGAGGCGAAAGAAATATTTACTGGGCCAGAAAAACTAACTTCAGAAATAGAAGATTTTTTTATAGTGATAAAATTACTTCAATATAGACTTTGTAGCCAACACCCAGCGATTACAAGAATAATAACAAATTTACCTTTTACAAAATAG
- the rpmG gene encoding 50S ribosomal protein L33 yields MAAKKRPFTKLQCQECKRVNYFTKKSKEAVEKKLGFKKFCKWCRKHTLHKEGKR; encoded by the coding sequence ATGGCAGCTAAAAAAAGACCATTTACTAAACTTCAATGCCAGGAATGCAAAAGGGTTAATTACTTTACTAAGAAATCAAAGGAAGCTGTTGAGAAGAAGTTGGGTTTTAAGAAATTCTGCAAATGGTGCAGAAAGCATACCTTGCACAAAGAAGGGAAGCGTTAG
- the trmD gene encoding tRNA (guanosine(37)-N1)-methyltransferase TrmD: MLKFDIITIFPQIFDSYLKESFIKKAREKKLIKINVHNLRDWAKDQRKTVDDRPFGGGLGMVLKVESIYKAVRKIKGKGKTKVILFTPRGKKFNQKTAYQLSKLNQIIMICGRYEGVDERVAKHIADMELSVGDYDLMGGELPGMIVMETITRLIPGVLGKPALLKERITKEKGFMEYPQYTRPEVFQKWRVPKVLVSGNHKMIEAWRRKYGKSIGKL; encoded by the coding sequence ATGCTTAAATTTGATATTATTACAATCTTTCCCCAAATATTCGATTCTTATCTGAAGGAGTCTTTTATTAAGAAAGCCAGGGAAAAGAAATTGATTAAGATAAATGTCCATAATTTGAGGGACTGGGCCAAAGATCAGCGCAAAACAGTTGATGATAGGCCTTTTGGCGGAGGGCTGGGTATGGTTTTGAAGGTAGAGTCCATATATAAAGCTGTTAGAAAGATAAAAGGCAAAGGCAAAACAAAAGTCATATTATTTACTCCCCGGGGAAAGAAATTCAATCAGAAAACAGCTTATCAGTTGTCAAAATTAAACCAGATAATTATGATTTGCGGCCGGTATGAAGGGGTTGATGAAAGAGTAGCCAAACACATTGCTGATATGGAGTTGTCAGTTGGCGACTACGACTTGATGGGAGGGGAGTTGCCTGGAATGATAGTTATGGAAACCATAACAAGGTTAATACCTGGAGTTTTGGGCAAACCTGCTTTATTGAAAGAAAGGATAACTAAGGAAAAGGGATTTATGGAATATCCGCAATACACCAGGCCTGAAGTTTTCCAGAAATGGCGGGTACCTAAAGTTTTGGTTTCGGGTAATCACAAAATGATAGAAGCCTGGAGGAGAAAATACGGCAAATCAATTGGAAAATTATAA
- a CDS encoding KH domain-containing protein, whose amino-acid sequence MADTKGNDKEFLEYLIKALVDNPGDVKVDRTVDEMGVLLSLKVNPEDMGQIIGKEGSTARSIRNLVRIVGLKNHARVNLKIEEPEGGRPTRERKSESIEDLKL is encoded by the coding sequence ATGGCTGATACAAAAGGAAACGATAAAGAATTCCTTGAATATCTCATTAAAGCTTTAGTCGACAATCCTGGAGATGTTAAAGTTGACCGTACGGTTGACGAGATGGGAGTTCTGCTTTCTTTGAAAGTGAACCCTGAAGACATGGGCCAGATTATCGGCAAAGAAGGTTCTACCGCCAGATCTATCAGAAATCTGGTAAGAATTGTCGGTCTTAAAAATCACGCAAGAGTGAATTTGAAGATCGAAGAGCCAGAAGGCGGCAGGCCAACGAGAGAAAGGAAGTCTGAATCTATTGAAGATTTAAAACTGTAA
- the rpsP gene encoding 30S ribosomal protein S16 produces MLVIRLLRTGKKNQPSFKIVVVEKEKSSTSGRYIEEVGFYNPLTKEKKLKAERIKYWISVGAHPSETIHNMLISQKIIEGKKIALHKKSKKSASPADVPERHEEKPVEKPVEASPKQAEVVAPAEAAVEEIKTEPAEEKKEEKVKEKKEVEK; encoded by the coding sequence ATGTTAGTTATTAGATTATTAAGAACAGGAAAAAAGAATCAGCCATCATTCAAGATAGTGGTGGTCGAAAAAGAGAAATCTTCGACTTCAGGAAGATATATTGAAGAAGTCGGTTTTTATAATCCTTTGACAAAAGAGAAGAAATTAAAGGCAGAAAGGATAAAATACTGGATTTCAGTCGGCGCCCATCCTTCTGAAACCATCCATAATATGCTGATTTCTCAGAAAATCATTGAAGGGAAAAAGATTGCTTTGCATAAAAAATCAAAAAAGTCCGCCTCTCCGGCGGATGTGCCGGAGAGGCACGAAGAGAAACCTGTTGAGAAACCTGTTGAGGCTTCGCCTAAACAAGCTGAAGTTGTAGCGCCGGCTGAAGCGGCTGTTGAAGAAATTAAAACTGAACCTGCCGAAGAGAAAAAAGAAGAGAAGGTTAAAGAGAAAAAAGAAGTTGAAAAATGA
- the rnc gene encoding ribonuclease III produces MNDFSILEKQLNFKFKNKDLLIQAFCHRSYLNENPKANLDNNERLEFLGDAVLELIITEHLFVKYPKKPEGELTNWRASLVNAKMLAEVAKELGFNDFLLLSKGEMKETGKSRDYILANTFEAFIGSAYLDSGYKACEKFIKKNLIVKLPEIIEKGLFRDAKSTFQEAAQERVGITPTYKVLKEHGPDHAKNFVIGVFLDKDLVAEGKGSSKQEAEVEAAKNALAVKHW; encoded by the coding sequence ATGAATGATTTTTCAATATTGGAAAAGCAATTAAATTTTAAATTCAAAAACAAGGATTTATTGATTCAGGCTTTTTGCCATCGCTCCTATCTGAACGAGAATCCGAAAGCCAATCTGGATAACAATGAAAGACTGGAATTTTTGGGAGATGCGGTTTTGGAACTTATTATTACCGAACACCTTTTTGTCAAATATCCCAAAAAGCCGGAAGGCGAATTGACCAACTGGCGCGCTTCTCTGGTTAATGCTAAAATGCTTGCTGAGGTTGCTAAGGAATTGGGCTTTAATGATTTTTTGCTTCTTTCAAAAGGAGAAATGAAAGAAACAGGCAAATCAAGGGATTATATCCTGGCCAACACTTTTGAAGCGTTTATCGGTTCAGCTTACCTTGATTCAGGCTATAAAGCATGCGAAAAATTCATTAAAAAGAATTTAATCGTTAAATTGCCGGAAATCATTGAGAAAGGTCTTTTCAGGGATGCTAAATCCACTTTCCAGGAAGCAGCCCAAGAAAGAGTGGGCATTACTCCGACCTATAAAGTTTTGAAAGAACACGGGCCGGATCACGCAAAGAATTTCGTTATCGGCGTTTTCCTTGATAAGGATTTAGTGGCCGAAGGCAAAGGATCTTCAAAACAAGAAGCAGAAGTTGAGGCAGCGAAAAACGCTTTAGCAGTCAAACATTGGTAA
- the nusB gene encoding transcription antitermination factor NusB, whose amino-acid sequence MASRHLSRSIAMQSLYEWDFSGRKNDLEKIVEKNIKEFGPGLEDLSLVWQIITGVVKHLSKLDKIIEQAAPEWPISQITVVDRNILRMGLFELLYSNKEEVPPKVAINEAIELAKSFGGESSGRFINGVLGTVYKELEK is encoded by the coding sequence ATGGCTAGTCGTCATTTATCAAGAAGTATTGCTATGCAGTCTCTTTACGAGTGGGATTTTAGCGGCAGGAAAAATGATTTGGAAAAGATAGTTGAAAAGAACATCAAAGAGTTCGGTCCTGGTTTGGAGGACTTAAGCCTGGTCTGGCAGATAATTACCGGAGTAGTTAAGCACCTTTCAAAGCTGGATAAGATTATTGAACAGGCAGCCCCTGAATGGCCGATAAGCCAGATAACGGTTGTTGACAGGAATATTCTGAGGATGGGACTTTTTGAATTACTGTATTCTAATAAAGAAGAGGTTCCTCCAAAAGTGGCTATTAACGAAGCCATTGAGCTGGCTAAATCTTTTGGCGGAGAGAGTTCTGGCAGGTTTATCAATGGCGTTTTGGGGACCGTTTATAAAGAATTAGAAAAGTAA
- the rpmF gene encoding 50S ribosomal protein L32, whose amino-acid sequence MAVPKQKHTKSRRNKRRMHIHIKAPVLTKCVKCGKPVLPHVVCLNCGYYKGVEVIDVLKKLDRKARKKKEKEIEGKDEKASAKKPLSWEGLSKK is encoded by the coding sequence ATGGCTGTTCCAAAACAAAAACACACCAAATCAAGAAGAAACAAGCGCCGCATGCATATTCACATAAAGGCGCCTGTTTTAACTAAGTGTGTAAAATGCGGCAAACCTGTTTTGCCCCACGTTGTTTGTTTGAATTGCGGATATTACAAGGGAGTTGAAGTGATTGACGTTTTAAAGAAGCTGGACCGAAAAGCAAGAAAAAAGAAAGAAAAGGAGATTGAGGGTAAGGATGAAAAAGCTTCAGCTAAAAAACCTTTGAGCTGGGAAGGTCTCAGCAAAAAATAG
- a CDS encoding ribonuclease HII yields MKQGFFQEERRLRKKGFKFVVGLDEAGRGPLAGPVTAAAVLVRTLDSKLFQEVKDSKKLSSKNREKLFKLLTKNKNIRWGIGRVSESMIDRINIKNAAELAMEKSLKSLKFKPDFLLVDGNHLNSDKLKSFNHKLIVGADDKVFSCAAASIIAKVARDRIMDRYDKKYPKYGFNKHKGYPTKLHKIQLKKHGPCKIHRMSFKPLQKFN; encoded by the coding sequence ATGAAACAAGGATTTTTTCAAGAAGAGAGAAGATTACGTAAAAAGGGCTTTAAGTTTGTGGTTGGCTTGGACGAAGCAGGCCGTGGTCCTCTGGCAGGACCCGTGACCGCAGCTGCAGTTTTAGTTAGGACATTGGATTCAAAACTTTTCCAGGAAGTAAAAGATTCAAAAAAGCTTTCTTCTAAAAATAGAGAAAAACTGTTTAAGCTTTTGACTAAGAATAAAAATATCAGGTGGGGGATAGGCAGGGTTTCTGAAAGTATGATTGACAGAATTAATATTAAAAACGCTGCTGAACTGGCTATGGAGAAAAGCTTGAAGAGCTTGAAGTTCAAACCAGATTTTTTGTTAGTTGACGGCAACCATTTGAATTCTGATAAACTGAAATCTTTTAATCACAAGCTGATTGTCGGAGCTGACGATAAAGTGTTTTCCTGCGCTGCCGCCTCAATTATTGCTAAAGTGGCGCGTGACAGGATAATGGACAGGTACGATAAAAAATATCCTAAGTACGGCTTTAATAAGCACAAAGGATATCCCACTAAGCTTCACAAGATTCAACTGAAAAAGCACGGGCCCTGTAAAATACACAGAATGTCCTTTAAACCATTGCAGAAATTTAATTGA
- a CDS encoding DNA polymerase III subunit alpha, producing the protein MKFTQHHFPKEKSIPQEKATKSGAVFTHLHVHSHYSLLDGLPKIDQLLDYVKELGMDSVAITDHGNIYAAVEFYKKAKEKGIKPIIGCEMYTALEKMADKRPNIDDKRHHLVLLVKNEKGYKNLVKLITKAHLDGFYYKPRIDDELLSQYSEGLIGLSACLAGKIPKLILAKKMEEAEKVAKNYQKIFGKDNFYLDIQHHPNSADQKTANKGLIELSKKTGIPLVATNDVHYLRPEDSDAQDILMLINTGSDPNDPERLSLKMDDFSMRSPEQMAKDFKDLPEAIENTQKIADLCNFQFELDKVKLPQFAVPTGEDPNTYIEKLCQKGLTSKFGEKPEKEVIERMNYELSVIKQTGFTSYFLIVQDFVNWAKENRIVVGPGRGSVGGSLVAYLLNITNIDPLKYDLLFERFLNPERISMPDIDLDFTDRRRDEVIQYVSQKYGRDKVAQIITFGTMAARAVVRDVGRAMGQPYSFCDQIAKMIPFGMTLDETMKKVSEFSSLYESDQEARKLIDAAKKLEGVARHASTHACGVVISNTPLDEIVPLQHPTQNDQNIVTQYEMHSIEDLGILKMDFLGLKNLTIIEDTLSRIYVIHGTNLNIEKIPTDDKKTYKLFQTGGTVGVFQLESDGMRRYLKQLKPTEFEDIIAMVALYRPGPMQLIPDYISRKNKKQKIEYFHPKLKPILEKTYGIAVYQEQIMRIAKDMAGFTLAEADVLRKAIGKKIKELLMSQKEKFIAGMKKNEISENIAQQIWYWIEPFASYSFNRSHAAAYATIAYQTAYLKTHFPAEFMSSLLTSERNDIERIAVLIEECKKMGLTVLPPDINESFTFFSVVPKKNQIRFGLSAIKNVGSNIVEVVVNERKANGPFISIDDFLTRTSSRDLNKKSLESLIKTGVFDKMAERNQMLSNIEKILEYARESQKTKTNGQTGLFDGMSFNNHIHLPDTTPASEKERLTWEKELLGLFISSHPLNGFEKLLEKKVVSIAKLSGNGLRRNARVKIGGIISNIKKIITRTGKPMLFVNVEDLSSKMEVIVFPNIIARNPSIFQENKIVMVSGRLDSKDGIQKIICEEIEEILDIKEN; encoded by the coding sequence ATGAAATTTACCCAGCACCACTTTCCAAAGGAAAAATCTATTCCCCAAGAAAAAGCCACAAAAAGTGGTGCGGTGTTTACTCATTTACACGTCCACTCCCACTACAGCCTATTGGATGGCTTACCGAAAATCGACCAACTTTTGGATTACGTAAAAGAACTGGGCATGGACTCTGTCGCTATCACTGACCACGGCAACATCTACGCTGCCGTGGAGTTTTATAAGAAGGCAAAAGAAAAAGGCATAAAGCCGATTATCGGATGCGAGATGTATACGGCCCTTGAAAAGATGGCTGACAAAAGGCCAAATATTGACGACAAAAGACACCACCTTGTTTTATTGGTTAAAAACGAAAAGGGCTACAAGAATTTGGTAAAACTGATAACTAAAGCCCACTTGGACGGATTCTATTATAAGCCGAGGATCGACGATGAACTGCTCAGCCAATATTCCGAAGGCCTTATCGGCCTTTCTGCTTGTTTGGCCGGAAAAATACCAAAACTGATTCTGGCAAAAAAAATGGAAGAAGCTGAAAAAGTCGCCAAAAATTATCAGAAGATTTTTGGAAAAGATAATTTTTATCTTGACATACAGCACCATCCCAATTCCGCTGACCAAAAAACAGCAAACAAAGGATTAATCGAGCTTTCCAAAAAAACAGGCATTCCCTTGGTCGCTACCAATGACGTCCATTACTTGAGACCGGAAGACTCTGATGCCCAAGACATATTAATGTTAATCAATACAGGTTCTGACCCCAATGATCCTGAAAGATTAAGCTTGAAAATGGATGACTTTTCAATGAGAAGCCCGGAACAAATGGCAAAAGATTTCAAAGATCTGCCGGAAGCCATTGAAAACACGCAGAAAATCGCTGACCTTTGCAACTTCCAATTTGAACTGGATAAAGTAAAGCTTCCCCAATTTGCCGTACCAACCGGAGAAGATCCGAATACGTATATAGAAAAACTCTGCCAAAAAGGGCTGACTTCAAAATTCGGGGAAAAACCGGAAAAAGAAGTTATTGAAAGGATGAATTACGAACTTTCCGTAATCAAACAAACAGGCTTTACTTCATATTTTTTAATTGTCCAGGATTTTGTCAACTGGGCCAAAGAAAACAGAATTGTTGTCGGGCCTGGCCGGGGCAGCGTCGGCGGATCTTTGGTCGCCTATCTTCTAAATATTACCAATATTGACCCTTTAAAGTACGATCTTTTATTTGAAAGATTTTTGAATCCGGAAAGAATTTCCATGCCTGATATTGATTTAGATTTTACAGACAGAAGAAGGGACGAAGTGATCCAGTATGTCAGCCAAAAATACGGCCGGGACAAAGTGGCCCAGATCATAACATTCGGGACCATGGCAGCCAGAGCAGTAGTCAGGGATGTTGGCAGAGCCATGGGACAACCTTACAGCTTTTGCGATCAGATTGCTAAAATGATTCCTTTCGGCATGACGCTTGATGAAACGATGAAAAAAGTAAGCGAATTCAGTTCTTTATATGAATCAGACCAAGAAGCTAGAAAACTGATTGACGCTGCCAAAAAGTTGGAAGGAGTGGCCCGCCACGCCTCAACCCATGCCTGCGGAGTGGTAATCTCAAATACTCCTTTGGACGAAATCGTGCCTCTGCAGCACCCTACCCAGAATGACCAAAACATTGTCACCCAGTATGAAATGCATTCTATTGAAGACTTGGGAATCTTGAAAATGGACTTTTTGGGATTGAAAAACCTGACCATTATTGAAGACACCCTTTCCAGAATCTACGTCATTCATGGAACAAACCTTAATATTGAAAAGATTCCGACAGACGACAAAAAAACATACAAGCTTTTTCAAACCGGAGGAACAGTCGGCGTATTCCAGCTTGAGTCGGACGGCATGAGAAGATATCTAAAACAATTAAAGCCGACTGAGTTCGAAGACATTATTGCCATGGTAGCGCTTTACCGCCCTGGCCCGATGCAGTTAATTCCCGACTATATCAGCAGAAAAAACAAAAAACAGAAAATAGAATACTTCCATCCTAAGTTGAAACCGATCCTGGAGAAAACCTACGGCATTGCCGTTTATCAAGAACAGATTATGCGAATCGCCAAAGATATGGCAGGATTCACATTAGCTGAAGCTGACGTTCTCAGAAAGGCAATCGGCAAAAAGATAAAAGAGCTTTTAATGTCTCAAAAGGAAAAATTCATAGCAGGAATGAAAAAAAACGAGATAAGCGAAAACATTGCCCAGCAAATCTGGTATTGGATTGAACCTTTCGCCAGCTACAGTTTTAACAGAAGCCATGCTGCTGCCTATGCCACTATCGCCTATCAGACAGCTTATTTGAAAACCCACTTCCCTGCAGAATTCATGTCGTCTCTTCTGACTTCAGAGAGAAACGATATTGAAAGAATCGCTGTCTTGATCGAAGAATGCAAGAAAATGGGCCTGACCGTTCTGCCGCCGGATATAAATGAAAGTTTCACCTTTTTCAGCGTGGTGCCGAAAAAGAACCAGATAAGATTCGGGCTTTCAGCGATTAAAAATGTCGGTTCTAATATCGTGGAAGTGGTGGTCAATGAAAGAAAAGCAAACGGCCCTTTCATTTCAATCGATGATTTCCTTACCAGAACCAGCTCAAGAGATCTCAATAAGAAGTCTTTGGAGAGTTTAATAAAAACCGGAGTTTTTGATAAAATGGCAGAAAGAAACCAGATGCTCTCTAACATTGAAAAGATTCTGGAATACGCCAGAGAAAGCCAAAAAACCAAGACTAACGGCCAGACAGGCCTGTTTGACGGAATGAGTTTTAACAACCATATTCATTTGCCAGACACTACCCCAGCTTCGGAAAAAGAAAGATTGACCTGGGAAAAGGAACTGCTGGGACTCTTTATCAGCTCCCATCCTTTAAACGGATTCGAAAAGCTCCTGGAAAAGAAAGTGGTTTCCATAGCCAAGCTTTCAGGCAATGGCTTAAGAAGAAACGCCAGAGTCAAAATTGGAGGCATTATTTCGAATATTAAAAAAATAATAACCAGGACGGGCAAACCAATGCTTTTTGTAAACGTGGAAGATTTAAGCAGCAAAATGGAAGTGATCGTCTTTCCGAACATAATCGCTAGAAACCCGTCAATTTTCCAGGAAAATAAGATTGTCATGGTTTCAGGCAGACTTGATTCAAAAGATGGCATCCAAAAAATAATCTGCGAAGAAATCGAAGAGATATTAGATATAAAAGAAAATTAA